A region of Leishmania mexicana MHOM/GT/2001/U1103 complete genome, chromosome 8 DNA encodes the following proteins:
- a CDS encoding tryparedoxin-like protein: protein MSMRHKGGPFLSQFPDLKVLRQDGTTVAASEAFKGKKYVLIYFSAHWCPPCQRFTPLLADFYDAHKDRYGFEVLFVSSDREEGRMMDFFQNRSSNYVRRPPAAASSSPPPTASSEALDESCPLSCDITHLLGNQTGAGTGGGAALSECPLPQIPFSAATAGGAATAAGTAQSPRIPKASGHGNWLALPFKEHEVARFLSRAYSVVSIPKVVVVAVDTNCMVTREGKTMVMKDPDAVRFPWRFAEGDMRNRTEGWRESFVLLLLIFCGVYYYFWYY, encoded by the coding sequence ATGTCCATGCGTCACAAGGGCGGTCCATTCCTGTCGCAGTTCCCTGACTtgaaggtgctgcggcaggacggcaccaccgtcgccgcatCGGAAGCGTTCAAGGGGAAAAAGTACGTGCTGATCTACTTTTCTGCTCACTGGTGCCCGCCATGCCAGCGCTTCAccccgctgctggcggactTCTACGATGCTCACAAGGACCGGTACGGTTTTGAGGTGCTGTTTGTATCCTCGGACcgcgaggaggggcggaTGATGGACTTTTTCCAGaatcgcagcagcaactACGTGCGACGtccaccggcggcagcgtcgtcttcgcctccaccgaccgcctccagcgaggCACTGGACGAAAGCTGTCCCCTGAGCTGCGACATCACACATCTCTTAGGGAACCAAACTGGTGCTGGcaccggaggcggcgctgctctgaGCGAGTGCCCGCTGCCCCAAATCCCCTTCTCGGCCGCGAccgcaggcggtgcggcgacagcggcgggcACAGCTCAGAGCCCACGCATCCCCAAAGCCAGCGGGCACGGAAACTGGCTGGCACTGCCCTTCAAGGAGCACGAGGTGGCTCGCTTCCTCTCACGCGCCTACTCTGTTGTCTCGATCCCGAAGGTGGTAGTTGTTGCCGTGGACACGAACTGCATGGTGACAAGGGAGGGCAAGACGATGGTGATGAAGGACCCAGATGCGGTTCGGTTCCCATGGCGGTTCGCTGAGGGCGACATGCGGAACCGCACCGAGGGCTGGCGAGAAAGCTTTGTGCTTCTGCTCCTCATATTCTGTGGTGTTTACTACTACTTTTGGTATTATTAG
- a CDS encoding tryparedoxin-like protein: MNYFGQWSNLELLRQDGSKRLAADVLSDVPYVVLLFGASWSPECEAFMDVIGNFYEAHHEAKGFEVVYISRDYSRAEMMKGFLLSERASAAAQRRAHQVRKEERTHRRLSAEDGQEGEKKPSVAAYVQEDANCQHLNGKDTKSCSEHRKASLRDSPSLSSIPPPLRRVAELTVNTAASSLAGASANPLMSCGRRGFWAVPYDHVGCVGVPILYHLRVFTYPGVIVCRNKRFSADLTPALLPPLPAVHQAPAERSILSPEIRPPEGTETELTQPSLSLPIDRANAPQRRQKTPMVARPECYPDVVTIAGRFMIERDPSGEDFPWDRMNAKTRWAAMVFFVIVAVLTVIVLSVALPISQIKRRTTLKTQAAL; encoded by the coding sequence ATGAACTACTTTGGCCAGTGGTCTAATCtagagctgctgcgccaggaTGGCAGCAAGCGTCTGGCCGCAGACGTGCTTAGTGACGTGCCGTACGTCGTCCTGCTCTTTGGCGCATCCTGGAGCCCCGAATGCGAGGCCTTCATGGATGTTATTGGCAACTTCTACGAGGCACATCACGAGGCAAAGGGGTTTGAGGTGGTATACATCTCTCGCGACTATAGCCGAGCAGAGATGATGAAAGGCTTCCTGCTAAGTGAACGCGcctctgcggctgcgcagaggcgcgcgcaTCAGGTGCGCAAGGAGGAGCGAACGCACCGCCGTCTGAGCGCAGAGGATGGccaagagggagagaaaaagcCATCCGTCGCGGCGTACGTGCAAGAGGACGCAAATTGCCAACACCTCAATGGAAAGGACACGAAGAGCTGCTCGGAGCACCGCAAAGCTTCTTTGAGGGAcagcccctctctctcctccatACCTCCGCCGTTGAGGCgcgtggcggagctgacggTCAACACCGCCGCAAGCAGTCTTGCTGGTGCCTCTGCCAATCCGCTGATGTCGTGCGGCCGGCGTGGCTTCTGGGCTGTGCCGTACGACCACGTCGGTTGCGTTGGCGTTCCCATTCTTTACCACCTTCGCGTCTTTACATACCCTGGCGTGATTGTGTGCCGCAACAAGCGGTTCAGTGCGGACTTGACACCTGCGCTACTaccaccgctgcctgcgGTGCACCAGGCACCAGCGGAGCGCTCGATTCTGTCGCCGGAGATTCGGCCGCCCGAGGGGACAGAGACGGAGTTAACGCAGCCGTCGCTCTCGTTGCCCATCGATCGCGCCAATGCACCGCAGAGACGGCAGAAGACACCGATGGTGGCGCGGCCCGAGTGCTACCCCGACGTGGTTACCATTGCCGGTCGCTTCATGATTGAGCGGGACCCCAGCGGGGAGGACTTCCCGTGGGACAGGATGAACGCAAAGACCCGCTGGGCAGCGATGGTGTTCTTTGTGATTGTGGCGGTGCTCACCGTGATAGTGCTGTCGGTGGCGCTCCCGATCTCTCAGATTAAGCGGCGGACTACTTTGAAGACACAGGCAGCGCTGTAG